A section of the Engraulis encrasicolus isolate BLACKSEA-1 chromosome 8, IST_EnEncr_1.0, whole genome shotgun sequence genome encodes:
- the LOC134453475 gene encoding gap junction delta-2 protein yields the protein MGDWSILGRFLTEVQNHSTVIGKIWLTMLLIFRILLVTLVGDAVYSDEQSKFTCNTLQPGCNNVCYDTFAPVSHLRFWVFQIVLVSTPSIFYVVYVLHKIAKDEKLELEKVQVEGQDGGHVDNDRAGQQSYGGENLNNTCPHYGHHDRQYGGHHHQRCYEEEQWGPGEEEYVERSLLEEDQKVYAEEGDEEVVAKDPTQLSSSVLLIYIVHVLLRSVMEITFLVGQYYLFGFEVPHLFRCQTYPCPTRTDCFVSRATEKTIFLNFMFSVSLGCFLLNIVELHYLGWVYIFRVLCSACSLCCRLRSPNRGGVDPMERFNGMYTHHHHHSHHHHNPLLLQLKHSLRGRLILQPPADTHHISQEKGGGPMLLGHAPAISFQTDSTLECTSKRSPEERDRVRLKLANMAKMGRGKKSWL from the exons ATGGGCGACTGGTCTATCCTGGGCCGGTTCCTGACGGAGGTCCAGAACCACTCCACGGTGATCGGCAAGATCTGGCTGACGATGCTGCTGATCTTCCGCATCCTGCTGGTGACGTTGGTGGGCGACGCGGTGTACAGCGATGAGCAGTCCAAGTTCACCTGCAACACCTTGCAGCCCGGCTGCAACAACGTCTGCTACGATACCTTCGCGCCCGTATCACACCTGCGCTTCTGG GTCTTCCAGATCGTCCTGGTCTCCACGCCCTCCATCTTCTATGTGGTCTACGTCCTCCACAAGATCGCCAAGGACGAGAAGCTCGAGCTGGAGAAGGTGCAGGTGGAAGGTCAAGATGGAGGTCACG TGGATAACGACAGAGCAGGGCAGCAAAGCTACGGCGGTGAGAACCTCAACAACACGTGCCCCCATTATGGCCACCATGACAGGCAATACGGAGGCCACCACCATCAGCGCTGCTACGAGGAGGAGCAGTGGGGGCCCGGGGAGGAGGAGTACGTGGAGCGGAGTCTCCTGGAGGAGGACCAGAAGGTGTACGCCGAGGAAggggatgaggaggtggtggCCAAGGACCCCACGCAGCTCTCCAGCTCCGTGCTCCTCATCTACATCGTGCACGTGCTGCTGCGCTCCGTCATGGAGATCACCTTCCTGGTGGGCCAGTACTACCTGTTCGGCTTCGAGGTGCCGCACCTGTTCCGCTGCCAGACCTACCCGTGCCCGACGCGCACCGACTGCTTCGTGTCGCGCGCCACCGAGAAGACCATCTTCCTGAACTTCATGTTCAGCGTCAGCCTGGGCTGCTTCCTGCTCAACATCGTGGAGCTGCACTACCTGGGCTGGGTCTACATCTTCCGCGTCCTCTGCTCGGCCTGCTCGCTGTGCTGCCGCCTCAGGAGCCCTAACCGAGGCGGCGTGGACCCCATGGAGAGGTTCAAcggcatgtacacacaccaccaccaccactcccaccaccaccacaacccacTGCTACTGCAGCTGAAGCACTCGCTGCGGGGGCGGCTCATCCTGCAGCCCCCGGCAGACACCCATCACATCTCCCAGgagaagggag gtggaccgATGCTGCTGGGCCATGCTCCTGCTATCTCCTTCCAGACGGACTCCACGCTGGAGTGCACCTCCAAGAGGAGCCCGGAGGAGAGGGACCGCGTTCGGCTGAAGCTGGCCAACATGGCCAAGATGGGTCGCGGCAAGAAATCCTGGCTGTGA